In Modestobacter versicolor, a single genomic region encodes these proteins:
- the sucD gene encoding succinate--CoA ligase subunit alpha has product MSIFLTENSKVIVQGMTGSEGRKHTQRMLASGTAVVGGVNPSKAGQSVDFDGASVPVFGSVADAMKETGADVSVVFVPPKFAKDAVLEAIDAQIGMAVVITEGIPVHDSTYFWAHAQGGSTRIIGPNCPGLISPGRSNAGIIPANITQAGKIGLVSKSGTLTYQMMYELRDIGFSTAVGIGGDPVIGTTHIDCLQAFQEDPETEAIVMIGEIGGDAEERAADFIKANVTKPVVGYVAGFTAPEGKTMGHAGAIVSGSAGTAAAKQEALEAAGVKVGKTPSEAARLMREIVGA; this is encoded by the coding sequence ATGTCGATCTTCCTCACCGAGAACAGCAAGGTCATCGTCCAGGGCATGACCGGTTCCGAGGGGCGCAAGCACACGCAGCGCATGCTCGCCTCGGGCACCGCCGTCGTCGGTGGCGTGAACCCCAGCAAGGCCGGCCAGAGCGTGGACTTCGACGGCGCGTCCGTCCCGGTCTTCGGCTCCGTCGCCGACGCGATGAAGGAGACCGGGGCCGACGTCAGCGTCGTCTTCGTGCCGCCGAAGTTCGCCAAGGACGCCGTGCTGGAGGCCATCGACGCCCAGATCGGGATGGCCGTGGTCATCACCGAGGGCATCCCGGTGCACGACTCGACCTACTTCTGGGCGCACGCCCAGGGCGGCTCGACCCGGATCATCGGCCCGAACTGCCCCGGGCTGATCAGCCCCGGGCGGTCCAACGCCGGCATCATCCCGGCCAACATCACCCAGGCCGGCAAGATCGGGCTGGTCAGCAAGTCCGGCACGCTGACCTACCAGATGATGTACGAGCTGCGGGACATCGGCTTCTCCACCGCGGTCGGCATCGGTGGCGACCCGGTCATCGGGACGACGCACATCGACTGCCTCCAGGCCTTCCAGGAGGACCCGGAGACCGAGGCCATCGTGATGATCGGCGAGATCGGTGGCGACGCCGAGGAGCGGGCCGCGGACTTCATCAAGGCCAACGTGACCAAGCCGGTCGTCGGCTACGTCGCCGGCTTCACCGCCCCGGAGGGCAAGACCATGGGCCACGCCGGCGCCATCGTGTCCGGCTCCGCCGGCACCGCGGCCGCCAAGCAGGAGGCCCTCGAGGCCGCCGGCGTCAAGGTCGGCAAGACCCCGTCGGAGGCCGCGCGCCTCATGCGGGAGATCGTCGGCGCCTGA